The genome window CGTTGTCAACAACATTGTTTCAAATTATCGCTGTCTCCTTTATGTTGCTTCTCTTTGGCTTGGCTTTGCCCCTGTTTACAAAAGTTTTGATTGACCATATCTTTGCGTATGAAATGCATAGCTTGATGCCTGCCATGGGTCTCGGGCTTGTCTTTATCGTACTGATCTACATGGTGATGAGCTATTTGCGCGGTTCGTTGCTTGTGTATTTACAGGGCCGGCTTGATCCGCAGATAATGTTCAATTTCTTTGAACACATGCTGAGCCTGCCCTTGAAATTCTTTCAGCAGCGGAGCACCGGCGACATACTGATGCGATTGAGCAGCAACGTCTTTATACGCCAGATCCTGACCAATCAAGTTATTTCCACCATGCTTGATGTGACTTTGCTGCTGGGATATTTTACAATACTTGTTCTCAAAGCGCCCACGTTTGCCTTTGTCACATCAGCCATCGGCCTTGTACAGGTAGCTATTCTTCTAATATCGAGCCGTTGGCTGCGGCAAATCACGGAACAGGAACTCATGGCAGGCGCTGATTCCCAGAGCTACATTGTCGAAGCCCTGCGGGGAATTTCTACTCTGAAGGCATCGGGCGCCGAGGACCATGCGTTCAATCACTGGTCCAATCTTTTCAGCCGGAATCTGAACCTGACCCTGCGCAAGAACCATGCCCTGGCCATTATTGATTCCATACTAACGACCCTGCGAACCTTCGCTCCCATGGCATTACTGTGGTTTGGAGGGTTGAAGGTTCTGTCACATGCCATGAGCCTCGGCGCTGTGCTCGCCTACAATTCAATCGCCATTGCTTTTTTGATTCCACTGAGTTCCCTGGTGTCTAATTTCCAACAGTTGCAATTGATCATAGCCCATATCAAGCGCATTCGCGACGTGGTAGAATGCCCCCCCGAGCAGACGGTTGATCCTAAGCGCAAGAAGCCCAAACTTACCGGTGCGATTCAGCTCAAAGGAGTCAGTTTCCGCTATGACAAGAATAGTCCCCTCGTTTTAAAGAACTTATCATTTTCTATCCCAGCTGGCACAAAAGTAGCGATTGTCGGGCCAACAGGATCCGGGAAGACCACTCTCGCCCTTCTGTTATTGGGGTTGCATATACCCACCTCAGGCGAGATTCTTTTTGACGAGCATTCCTTAAAGGAACTTGACCTGCGATACCTTCGGGGTCATTTCGGTGCGGTCTTACAGGAATCTTTTCTTTTCAATGGATCGATAAAACAGAACATTTCCTTATGCTCAGCTGATGCATCCTTGTCAGAAGTGATCGAAGCAGCGAAGATAGCAGCCATTCATGATGAAATCATGCAAATGCCGATGGGATTCGAAACGCTAGTTTTGGAAAGCGGGCAGGGATTATCTGGCGGTCAACGGCAGCGGCTGTCAATTGCCCGCGCGGTCGTGAGGAAACCACGCATTTTATTGCTAGATGAAGCAACGAGCCATATTGACATGTATACGGAAAAGAAGATCGATGCGAATTTAAATGCCATGTATTGCACCCGAATCGTGATCGCACACCGGCTAAGCACAATTCGCGATGCTGATATGATAATAGTCATCAGAAATGGTGAAATAATCGAACACGGCACACATGAACAGCTCTTCATGCAAGATGGTTTCTATAGGGATATTGCAAAAAGTCAGGATATTCATGTTGATAACGGAAAAAACTCACGATTGGTATATGTCAACCATCAGCATTGAATATCCATCAAAATTTTACCCGCTTGGAATTAAAACAACAGCGCTGACAAGCGAGTAAAAAGAAAGGAGGTGATTAACATGTCAGTCAACGACATAATCAGAGCATGGAAAGATCCTGTCTACCGGAAAAGCTTAAGCAAAAAGCGACGAGCGTTACTTCCTGATAATCCCATAGGTCTTATAGAACTTACTGATGAAAACTTGGACGCTATCTCCGGTGGGACAGCAACAGCATGCACACATTGCACGACATGCACCAGCCTTCTTACTGGTCCATGCGCCGAGATGTGCTGCGTTAAGTAATAACCATCAGTGATAAGGATCTAGCTGGGCAGTGCTTTTCCTGCCCAGCTAGTCATCATTCATCTTATGATTATGTATTGTATTAGAAAGGAAAAATGAATGAAAAATAAAATTCTAAGAAGCAGTGAATGGTATAATGCTTTGACTTTAAAGGAACGTATTACTTCGTTAAGCTTAGCAAAAACCAATAAATCTTATAACAATGTACGATTAAAAAAAGCCAAACAATATCTCAACGAATGGCGGTCACAGCCTCCCTTTGACAAAAATCCTCAATATTTTTTACAGCAACTCGGAGCAGTTGGTTTAAATGAAAATGAACTGCTTACAATATTAGCAGAATCTGCTGAAGCATTACAGCAACGAACCGTTTTACCAGAATGGTTGAAAAATCTTGATGAAGCCTTCTCTCAATATCATTCGTTTAAATTATTCAACAAGAATAAGCAGCAATTGAAAAATAACAAACTAATAGACTTATTATTAGCTTTGACGCCTTTAATAATACAAGCTTTTTCACATTTAACTATAGGAGTACAAGAATTAACTAATAAGTATAGAAATTTACCGTTTTGTCCAAACACGATTAATGAGATTCTGTTCGCCAACTTGCCAAGTAGATTAGAAATGATTCTTTGTCGCACAATAATTCTGGAACTTAATGTAGCACGACTACAAAATAAATTAAAGGGCAGAACACCTATAACCAAATATAAAAACTTTTTACGATATTTTCGTAAAACAAATGTATTGCTTAATTTTCTAAGAGAGTATCCAGTACTTGCGCGGCAAATAAATCTACAACTCAATAATTGGATTCACTATTGTTTAGAATTTCTAAACAATCTCTGTCAAGATTGGTCTGCTATAATCACAAAATTAAATAATGGAAAAAATCCAGGACATCTAATTCAAGTATCAGGAAATATTGGGGATTCTCATCGTATGGGAAGAGCGGTAATAATTGCAAAGTTCTCTTCAGGTTTCCAAATTGTTTACAAACCGAAACCACTAATGATTGAGGAGCATTTTCAGGAACTTTTATCATGGCTAAACAATAAAGGAATAAATCCTCCCTTTCGTACTATGAAGATACTCAGTCGCAAGTCATATGGCTGGGAAGAATACATAAACGTTTCTGATTGCATGTCTATTGTGGAAATCCGCCGATTTTATAGGCGTATTGGGGGATATTTGGCGCTGTTGTATATATTGGAAGCCACCGATTTTCATTTCGAGAATGTAATCGCAGCAGGTGAAAATCCAATGCTTATTGATCTTGAATCCTTGTTTCATCCGCATTCCGATCAGCTTTATACAACTCAAAATATATATAGAGCAATACGGGTTATGGAACATTCAGTATTAAGGATCGGTATACTACCGCAGCGTCAATGGATAAGTCATAACAATGCTGGCATTGATATTAGTGGTTCAAGCATAGTAAAGGGTCAACTTTGGCCAGATCGCATACATTTTGTTGAAAAAGCCCAAACAGATGAAATCCACTTGAGTAGAAAATATTATGAAATGCCTGGAGGTAAAAATAATCCAAAAATTAAAGGAAGAGAAGTAAATATTATTGACTATTCTGAATATATAATTGATGGGTTTACTGATTCATACCGATTGCTTAAAAAAAATAGAACTGAACTTTTATCAAAAGAAAGGCCTTTAGCAAATTTTTTCAAAGATGAAATACGGATAATTTTTAGGCCAAGCAGAATATATGGTTTACTTCTTTATGAAAGTTTTCATCCGGATTTATTACACAACGCTCTTGATCGTGAACGTTTTTTTAATAAACTTTGGATTGGTGTCAATAGAATTCCACATCTTTCAAAATTAATACCTTTCGAAATAGAAGATTTACAAAATAATGACATTCCCATGTTTACGACGCATGTCAATTCACGAAATGTTTGGAGTAGTTCAGGTAAAAAAATTAATGGACTTATTAACAAATCAGGACATGATATTGTAAAAGAGCGCATTAAACAACTGGATGATAAAAAGCTACTTCAGCAACAATGGTTTATTCGATCATCACTTTCTACCGTTTTTGCACATTCCATCCAAACGAAATCCACACATTACAAAGTTACAATTAATAAAAAATTTTACGATAAACAGGAACTCCAAAAGAGATTAGTGCACACAGCAAAATTGATTGGTGTAAAGCTGGAATCTCTTGCTTTTAAAGATAAAACAAGCGCATCGTGGATAGGAGTTACTCTCGGGAATGAGAACAATTATATTCTTGCTCCATTATCATACGATCTATATGGAGGTTTGCCAGGAATTATCTTATTTCTTGCATATCTTGGTAAAATTACAAATAGTGAGCATTTTACATCGCTCGCTAGACTAACGCTAAATACTTTATTGGAATTTGTGGAAAATAACAAATCTGACATTACAATGATTGGAGCCTTTTCAGGTTTAGGGGGACTAATATATACATTGACTCACCTGGGAATACTATGGAATAGTCCATCAATTCTAAATATAGCAAACAAATATGTGAATTATTTATCAGACGATTATATTAAAGGTGATAATCACTTCGATATTTTGGCTGGATCTGCCGGATGCATATGTTCTCTTACAACTTTGTATCAATACAGTGCTAATAAACTAGTTGTCGCAAAAGCCATAAAATGTGGTGAAAGATTGTTACAGTCTGCACAAAACATGGAAAAGGGAATTGGTTGGATAAATCCTACCCTAAGTGAAAAGCCATTAACAGGACTTTCACATGGTAACGCAGGCATTGCAATGGCGTTATTTAGACTCGCTACAATATTGCAAAGTAAGAAATATAAAAATGCAGCACTTAAAGCAATCGCTTACGAACGTGACCATTATCTGCCAAATAAGAAAAATTGGGAAGATTTACGGAATTCTGTATCTAGTATGAAGTCTAATGAAATTTCTAATACTCAAAGAGTTTCTAACGCATGGTGTAATGGTGCCCCTGGAATCGGATTAGCCAGATTGGATTGTTTGCATTATCTCAACAGCCATATTTTTATTGACGAAATCAACATCGCGATTAAAGCAACGATAGCAAATGGATTCGGCTATAATCATTCCTTATGCCATGGGGATATTGGTAATCTTGAATTACTTATACAAGCCAGTGAGGTTTTTGAAAACGAATCTTTGCGAAATTATGTAAATCGTGTTGCGTTGGCGATTCTTAATGACATTAATGATAATGGTTTCCGATGTGGAATTCTTCAATATGTTGAAACACCCGGCTTAATGATTGGTCTTGCTGGCATCGGATATGGACTACTTCGAATTGCAGCCCCTAAAATTATACCATCTGTTTTAACACTAGCGGGACCAAAACATGATTATGACCAAAGATCACCAAACAAATATTATTAGTTCTGTAATTATCATCAGAAATTGAAGTCAAAAAAACAACCAACTAAACCGTTAATTAGATTATCTTACGATGTTTGCCAACCACAATATTTTACAGGTAGACTAAATGAAAAGAAAATACTTATTACAACATTTTCAAATATGAAAAACCATGGTAAAACCATTGTAATATATGGAATTTACGGTTCAGGAAAGACATCACTCTTAAACTGGATGCGTCATAATATAGTTAACAAATATATATATAACTCAACCCTAATAATCGATAATGCATTTTCAAAATTATATTATGATTCATTTAGTACTTTGATAGATTTTTTTGGGAATCTAAAAAATGCATGGGAATCTCTCAACGATAATAAGGTCATAAAAAATACTCTTGAGAATTACTTCAATCACGTATTTCGTATATTGAAACAATTGTCCCCGAACGATTATTTAATCCCGACAGGTATTGATTATGATTTTGCTAGAGCAGATAAAACTATTTCGATATATAATCAACCATTTTTCCATTTATTAAAATGCTTTCATGAAATATTACATATCATGAGTCTTTTATTGTGTGAAAGTGATCGCAATCTCGTTATTTTTTTTGATAACGTACAGTGGGCAAACCAGATGGCGTCCGATATACTTCAGCGAGTAATTTGTAGACCACCACCCAGAATTGGATTTTTATTGGCATACGATACAAAAAATAATCAAGCCTTAAAATGGCCGTTTTTACAACAGAAAACATCAGAGAATTATTGCACAAAGTTACGCCTCCAGCATTTAACCGCCAATGATATTGAGAAATTAATTCTATGTCGATTATCTCTTGTATTACATCAAAAAATTTGTATGTTTCTAGCAATCCATATAGGTTATCCAATTCAAGTAATAACAGTTTTCAATATTTTAAATCTTGAAAATTTAACACCAACTTATAATAATATCATCAAAGCAGCAGGAAGAATTAAAAATACAAGAGGTTTTTTATACCCATATTTTAATGACTTAACAAGAAAAATTATAGACGCCGCACTTGTGTTAAAACATCCTTTGAGTATTACACAAATTTCTTATTTAATTAAAGCAACAAAGCGGCAAAAAAATGTGTTAAAAAAAGTAATCGAAAAAAGTGGTGTTTTTAAATCTTTTAAAAATGAATTTTATGATATTGTACATCCACTCTTGTACATTTATTGCGATCACCACATACCTTATAAAATATATAAAAATTTTAACCTCCGATCTGCCACTTTTTTACAATTTTCAAATAACTTTCCGTTTTCTAAAATAATAAGGGATACTTTACTAGCAAATTATTTATATAGGATAAAAAGCTATAAAAAAGCACTAGAATATAAATATAAACTTTGCAGGCATTACAAAGCACTGCATGAGTATGAATATGCTATGCATCTTATCTATCAAGCTCGAGTTTGTGCACGAATAACGAAAAATAAAAATGTTGAAGCATCTTGTCTACTTCAAATTGGAGATATATTATTTCATACGGGCAAGTTGCATGAAGCGATTGAAGCTTATAGCCAAAATATCAAAATTGAACGTGAGATGAAGAACCACCAAGGTATTGCGATCGCATTTTTTAAAATGGGTCTTGTATTCGAATATATGAACCGTTTGGATACATCCATATTATATTATAATAAATCCAAAAAAATTGAACGCAAATTTAATAATCTTTATGCCTTAAATAGTATTTTTCACCGTCTGGGTGTAGCTTATCAACTAATGAATAATTTTTCTATTGCACTCAAATACTACGTCTCGTCCCTTAATATTGCCAAACAACTCGACGATTTCCATTGTGTCGCTTTAAGCTATCATCAAATTGGGCGTATCTACCACCTCAGAAACAACTTTAATATAGCTATGGATTATTACTGTCGCAGCATTGCCATTAATAATAAAATCAAAAATCCATATGGAAAAGCACTTACATTATATCAGATTAGTTTGATCTTTCAAAAAAATCAATGTTTTGACAAGGCAATAATTTGTCTTAAAAATTGTCTAACAACTGTCCGGTTGGCGGGACTTTATAATATTGAAACTCATTTTTTATATCAAATTGGTTCTAATTATCAACTGATGCACAATTTTAACAAAAGTTTGTTCTATTTAAAAAAAAGCCAAAAAATATCGGAAATGATTGGAATCCATGATATTAAGGTCCGTATATTGTACCAAATTGGCAAAACATATCATTTGATGAAAAACTATGATTTAGCTCTATGTTACTACAATTATAGCAATGAAATTGCTCGACATTACCACGATACATCCATGTTGCACTTGACTAATGATGCGATTACTAGTTTAAAACAAAAGATGTAATCCAAAGGGAATAATGTCATCGTTCATCTTTAAAGTCTCAAGTTTTTTCCTCAAGATTGTTTTCATTAAATGGAGTCTTCTTGACAATCAATACAAATACAGTATAATCTCAAAAGAAGGATAATGATCGACATTCTTATCTTTATTCTTTTTGCCGGGACCACGGGTAAGATCCAGGGAACAGTGAACGATGCTGATAACGGCGCTCCGATCACAGGCGCGAACGTGATCATCACCGGTACGGGTATTGGCACGGCCACAGATGACAACGGCTATTTCGCGATATTAAATCTCCCACCTGGTTCGTATGATGTTGAAGTATCCTGCATCGGATATGAAACGCAAAAAATAAAAAAGGTTTTAGTGCAAATCGATAAAAGCGCGCGTCTTGGGATAAGTCTCCAGCTGGCGCTGATCGAGATGCCGCCGGTGAGCGTGATATATAAACAAAAAGCTGTGGAAAAGGACTGGACCAGCACAACTTATATCATCCGTAAAGAAGAAATCCGCACACTGCCAATCGATTATACAACCGGACTAATTCAGTTCCAACCATCGGTCACCCGTATGGACACTACTTTACACGTACGGGGTGGTCGTCCCACTGAAGTAGCCTACCTTATCGACAACGTCTCGATCATTGATCCCTTAACCGGCGAACCAGTAATCAACCTATCCAAAAGCGTCGTCGACGAGATCATCTTTCTACCCGGCAGCTTTGACGCCGAGTATGGTCGGGCTATGTCTGGAGTCGTCAATGTTATAACACAGAATCCTTCGGGTAAAATCCGTACCGAGGCGTCGGGCAAGAGCGAGCGGATTATGCCAATGTATTATGATTTTGGATACAACAACGTACAAGCAACGATGCACTTACCGGAATTTTTTAAATCGAAGACGCTCGTTTCGTTGGATATAATGCATACGGACGATCAGAATCCCCGGCTGGTCCTATTACCTCACAAACAGCGTGACGATTATGCATTGTACGGCAAGTGGCTGATGGCGCCTTCCGGTAAACTGCGTATAAGCTTGAGCGGCGCGCAATCTCACTCGCAATTTGATCGCTACGACGGTTTTAAGTGGCTCTTCCACCTTGATCGCTACCGGTCGGACTTGAAAAAAGGGAATTTACAAACTTTCAACCTGAATTTTTTACCTGATTCAAGAAAGCTCCTAAACCTGACCCTGAGTCGCTTGTATTCCAGGTTTATTTATGGTGTAAGAATATACAAGGATTATGGCATATTCGACGACTTTGCATTCAAAGACAACCATAATTTGGAATTTTCCTTCGCTTCTGGCAGCCTGAATAATCCTTTTGGAACCACGAAAGTATACAAGCCATATGATTGCGATTATCCTGAATATCGCGAGCGTACGTCACAGGTTTTAAAAGCCAATGTCGGCACTATTTTAAATCTTCACGAATATCATGAAATCAAAGGCGGATTTGAATATACCTACAATATCCTGGACAATTTTACATATTGGGTGAGTAATGACACAATCAATCCGATTGTGGATGAATGGAACTATAAGCCTGATGAATTTGCCGCCTATCTGCAGGATAATATTGATTACAAGGGATTGTATGCCAAGGTTGGCTGCCGCTGGGACTATTTCAACAGCAAGTTACCGAATGTTGATCCGAAGTCAATGATTTCACCACGCCTTGGATTTTCCTTTCTTGTTACCGAAAAGTTCCTGTTTCGTACAAATGTCGGACGATATACCCAACCGCCTTTATACGACTATATGTACAGTTATTATTTACGGCTGCCTTACCCAGAGTGGGTATGGTATCTGATCCGGAACTCACCGATCGGCAACCCTAATTTAGGTTCCGAAAAAACGATAAACTATGAGGTTGGCTGTCAGGGGACAATCCGGAAAAATATGAATATCACATGCAATGCGTTTTATAAAGATATTCAGGATCTGACCGGCACAAGAATAATCGTTTATGAAGCTCACACCTATTCATCTTATTTCAATGTTGAATATAGCAATGTCAAAGGAATCGAAACGATCCTGGATTATTCGAACTCCCTGTTTACCGGTAAGGCTTCATATACGCTTTCATGGGCAAAAGGCACGAGTTCATATGCACGGGAAATACATGATGATTATTGGCGTGATACCACATATGTTCCTTCAGCCGATGCATACGATCTTGACTTTGATCAACGGCATAGGATATTAGCACAGGGTACGTTCAACCTTCCCTTAGCCGCCAAACTGCATGTGTTTGGTTATATCGGTTATGGCTTTCCTTACGCTTCACCAGGCACCGAAGGGAAGATAACTAATGCCCCACGCTCAGCACTGCAAAAGCAGATTGACTGTATCATAGTTGCTCCGATTAAGCGCGGCAGTTTCACAGTGAAGGTATTGGCTGAGATCGTGAATCTCCTTGATATCCGTTATGAATACGCCCCATACTCTCCAATCATACAACCTGGGGCGGTTTCAAATTATAATTACTTTATGACATTGGATTCTCCCTATTATCATCCGGCGATTGACTTCAATCACGACGGCATTATCACACCGTATGAAGAATATTGTGCAAATCGTGAAATGTGCAGATATGTTAATACACAGTATTGGGCCTTTCTAAATTCCGCCCCGCGCCGTGCACGGATTGGCATCAGCATTAATTTCTAACTTTGCGGTTGAAGTCTTGGCACCAGCTTGAATGTCCTGAATTGAAACATATACGGTCCTAAATTAAAAGACATAGATCGCCAGCCGACATTCGATAAAACAGTCCCACTGAATCGTCCGACAATGTATTATAGTTGCGAGTGTTTTGTTGCACTGTGTTTCTGGCAAATTGCGATTAGTTATTCAAAAAAGATGGTCAAACTAGCCGGATAGTTGATACAAAAACTAAATAGAGAGGTTGGCTTGTGCCAACCTCTCTTATGTTTGGTCCCGTTTTTGTCCCAGTCGGGATCGTTTTTTAGGGAGAGTGCCAAGATTTTGGTAAATTACACGTCATTGGCAAGAGGCCAGAATTTTTTTATTTTCTCGGAATTCCGGCGGACTATCAGAAAGTCTTTTTAGTCGGGCGGCAGAGCCAAATTAAAAAACCGAGGACCACAGCAAATGCGAATTTAAAGACATCTATATAGATTGCTGCTTCGATAGCCACTCATCACCATGCATCTATTCTTTAAGATTTAGATTTAATAAAAGTATTATATTATATCTGTAGAAATCCATATATTAATTTTATGCAAAACTGTGCTGAAATGTCCAAAAAATGGCACATTTGGCACATTTTGCCAACATCTGGAAATTTCTCAAAAATAGCGCGGATGCATTATGGGACTGCATTTATGCGAATTCAGATTAAGTTTTTTAGGGTAAAAAAGGTATGTCTGCTGTTTACGTAACCGGCGGCATTATTTCTTACGGAAAAAGTCAAAGCATTAATTGATCGTTTACTAAGTTTTAACTGACAATTATAGCGTGTAAGAATCAAGCCCAAATGGACCTTGACAACCAGTAAAATGTGATTATAAATAATTAGGTAGAACTAGATAGAGAGGATGAAAGTGATGGTATCAATTTTTTGCACTACTTTCCTAATCGGTCATTTTATTACAAAAGCGTATCTCCCAATAGGTTGTAGTCAAGGCGTCGGCAGAGTCTGTATTTATGACTCAGATCACGACGGCAAAATCGAATTGATCGCAAGTTCATCAAACACGGACCAATCATGGAGTAACATCGCCGAATTTACAGCACCGGATACATGGGATATTCAGCCGATCCTGCTCGATTCGGTTATTATCTGGGATGTCGGCGACTTTGACAATGATGGGTTAACCGATATCATCACTTATGGTGAAACCGACGGCTTCCCCCTGATGAGGATTTTCGAGTCACCTGATTCATCATCCTACCCTTCTAATGAAGTCTGGCGCGATACAGTGGGCTTTCCCTACAGATATCAGCCGATATCTGCCTTCGATATTGACCGGGATAGTCTCACCGAGCTGATTAAATTGGATTGGTGGAAGGCAGATACAGTCTCGACATACCATCCCTTCGGTATCTATAAAGTGGTAAGCGATAATCAATACGACACGGTTTTTATGGGTTCGGGGATGGATCAGGTATCTTCCAGTGTCGCTTTTGGCGATTATGATCGCGACGGTGCCAATGAATTTGTCATATGTAATGCGGAAGGGGTTGTTCAAATATGGGAGTGTATGGGTATCAATTCATACCTGCTTCGGCAGCAAAATCAATTATCCACCTTCAACATTCGAGATTGTTTCACGGTTCCGGATGCGGACGGCGATGGTAAGATGGAATTCGGTATTAAAGGATTCGTGCCTTATCCGGCATACAGAATTAGTGCTTTTATCTACGAGGCAACTAATGACACCACTTATGATCTCATCAAGTTTTTTGCCCTAAAATCAAATTTTTATGATGAATATGGCGGTTTTTCCGATGCCGGTGACATCGATCACGATGGCTCGCTGGAGATTCTTCTTGAAGCATTTTATAATGTGTTTATTATTAAATCTGCCGGCAATGATTCATTTTATATTAATGACACACTCACGGGCGATATGATGCTTCACGGTTCCTGCGTCAGAGTATTTGACCTCGACAATAACGGTTTGTCCGAAATCATTATATCTCAAAACAATACGACCCGTATATTAGAAAAAGGCGTGGACATGGAGTGGTTTTTCCCTGAGCCTACTCATCTTGACACTTTTTTTGCATTCGATACGGTAACGCTGCATTGGGCAGTTTACGACACGTTTTTACTCGATTCTGTTTATTTATACCTGCGTCGTACTACTGGCGGCTCCTCGTTAATATTTCAGGGATTACCGATTGATTCATGTTATGACTGGGCGGTTCCAGACACCCAGGGTTATTTCAGGCTTTGGCTCGTTGCGAAAGGTCTGGGGCGAAAGGATTCACTTGCCTCCCGGTCTTTCTTTATAAAAAGAGAATCTGGAATAACCGAATACACTGCCGATTCTCCACAAAGTTCATTTTTACGGGTACTTATGAATCCTTTCAGTACAAAAACCGAAATAACTTGGTGCGTAACCGACGAAAACGCTCAAACAAAAAACGCAACCGCGAACCTGGCGATTTACGATGTATCTGGTAGGGAAGTGTGGAGATACACTATACCGTCAGATAACCATCAATTAACTAACAAGGTCATTTGGGATGGTGCTGACTGCCGAGGAAATCAACTGCCAGCAGGCGTCTATCACGTCTATCTTAAGGCCAATAGTAAAAGATTATGTCAAAAGGTGGTTCT of bacterium contains these proteins:
- a CDS encoding peptidase domain-containing ABC transporter; this translates as MLARLWLNLYKRTIKSIRIWWQVLRRRDVPVVLQMNALDCGAACLTMVFKYYGLDIDLFECSRHCGPGRDGLTALAIAKTAREFGLRVKAFTVEPKDIRYVQLPAIIHWKFNHYMVVEYWSSKAVHVIDPAYGRRKLKPDVFNQGFTGVILQLEPGVGFKQKHYSSRSSLFSYLGPILRLPSLSTTLFQIIAVSFMLLLFGLALPLFTKVLIDHIFAYEMHSLMPAMGLGLVFIVLIYMVMSYLRGSLLVYLQGRLDPQIMFNFFEHMLSLPLKFFQQRSTGDILMRLSSNVFIRQILTNQVISTMLDVTLLLGYFTILVLKAPTFAFVTSAIGLVQVAILLISSRWLRQITEQELMAGADSQSYIVEALRGISTLKASGAEDHAFNHWSNLFSRNLNLTLRKNHALAIIDSILTTLRTFAPMALLWFGGLKVLSHAMSLGAVLAYNSIAIAFLIPLSSLVSNFQQLQLIIAHIKRIRDVVECPPEQTVDPKRKKPKLTGAIQLKGVSFRYDKNSPLVLKNLSFSIPAGTKVAIVGPTGSGKTTLALLLLGLHIPTSGEILFDEHSLKELDLRYLRGHFGAVLQESFLFNGSIKQNISLCSADASLSEVIEAAKIAAIHDEIMQMPMGFETLVLESGQGLSGGQRQRLSIARAVVRKPRILLLDEATSHIDMYTEKKIDANLNAMYCTRIVIAHRLSTIRDADMIIVIRNGEIIEHGTHEQLFMQDGFYRDIAKSQDIHVDNGKNSRLVYVNHQH
- a CDS encoding mersacidin/lichenicidin family type 2 lantibiotic yields the protein MSVNDIIRAWKDPVYRKSLSKKRRALLPDNPIGLIELTDENLDAISGGTATACTHCTTCTSLLTGPCAEMCCVK
- a CDS encoding type 2 lanthipeptide synthetase LanM family protein; translation: MKNKILRSSEWYNALTLKERITSLSLAKTNKSYNNVRLKKAKQYLNEWRSQPPFDKNPQYFLQQLGAVGLNENELLTILAESAEALQQRTVLPEWLKNLDEAFSQYHSFKLFNKNKQQLKNNKLIDLLLALTPLIIQAFSHLTIGVQELTNKYRNLPFCPNTINEILFANLPSRLEMILCRTIILELNVARLQNKLKGRTPITKYKNFLRYFRKTNVLLNFLREYPVLARQINLQLNNWIHYCLEFLNNLCQDWSAIITKLNNGKNPGHLIQVSGNIGDSHRMGRAVIIAKFSSGFQIVYKPKPLMIEEHFQELLSWLNNKGINPPFRTMKILSRKSYGWEEYINVSDCMSIVEIRRFYRRIGGYLALLYILEATDFHFENVIAAGENPMLIDLESLFHPHSDQLYTTQNIYRAIRVMEHSVLRIGILPQRQWISHNNAGIDISGSSIVKGQLWPDRIHFVEKAQTDEIHLSRKYYEMPGGKNNPKIKGREVNIIDYSEYIIDGFTDSYRLLKKNRTELLSKERPLANFFKDEIRIIFRPSRIYGLLLYESFHPDLLHNALDRERFFNKLWIGVNRIPHLSKLIPFEIEDLQNNDIPMFTTHVNSRNVWSSSGKKINGLINKSGHDIVKERIKQLDDKKLLQQQWFIRSSLSTVFAHSIQTKSTHYKVTINKKFYDKQELQKRLVHTAKLIGVKLESLAFKDKTSASWIGVTLGNENNYILAPLSYDLYGGLPGIILFLAYLGKITNSEHFTSLARLTLNTLLEFVENNKSDITMIGAFSGLGGLIYTLTHLGILWNSPSILNIANKYVNYLSDDYIKGDNHFDILAGSAGCICSLTTLYQYSANKLVVAKAIKCGERLLQSAQNMEKGIGWINPTLSEKPLTGLSHGNAGIAMALFRLATILQSKKYKNAALKAIAYERDHYLPNKKNWEDLRNSVSSMKSNEISNTQRVSNAWCNGAPGIGLARLDCLHYLNSHIFIDEINIAIKATIANGFGYNHSLCHGDIGNLELLIQASEVFENESLRNYVNRVALAILNDINDNGFRCGILQYVETPGLMIGLAGIGYGLLRIAAPKIIPSVLTLAGPKHDYDQRSPNKYY
- a CDS encoding tetratricopeptide repeat protein, translated to MKSKKQPTKPLIRLSYDVCQPQYFTGRLNEKKILITTFSNMKNHGKTIVIYGIYGSGKTSLLNWMRHNIVNKYIYNSTLIIDNAFSKLYYDSFSTLIDFFGNLKNAWESLNDNKVIKNTLENYFNHVFRILKQLSPNDYLIPTGIDYDFARADKTISIYNQPFFHLLKCFHEILHIMSLLLCESDRNLVIFFDNVQWANQMASDILQRVICRPPPRIGFLLAYDTKNNQALKWPFLQQKTSENYCTKLRLQHLTANDIEKLILCRLSLVLHQKICMFLAIHIGYPIQVITVFNILNLENLTPTYNNIIKAAGRIKNTRGFLYPYFNDLTRKIIDAALVLKHPLSITQISYLIKATKRQKNVLKKVIEKSGVFKSFKNEFYDIVHPLLYIYCDHHIPYKIYKNFNLRSATFLQFSNNFPFSKIIRDTLLANYLYRIKSYKKALEYKYKLCRHYKALHEYEYAMHLIYQARVCARITKNKNVEASCLLQIGDILFHTGKLHEAIEAYSQNIKIEREMKNHQGIAIAFFKMGLVFEYMNRLDTSILYYNKSKKIERKFNNLYALNSIFHRLGVAYQLMNNFSIALKYYVSSLNIAKQLDDFHCVALSYHQIGRIYHLRNNFNIAMDYYCRSIAINNKIKNPYGKALTLYQISLIFQKNQCFDKAIICLKNCLTTVRLAGLYNIETHFLYQIGSNYQLMHNFNKSLFYLKKSQKISEMIGIHDIKVRILYQIGKTYHLMKNYDLALCYYNYSNEIARHYHDTSMLHLTNDAITSLKQKM